In Acidobacteriota bacterium, a single genomic region encodes these proteins:
- a CDS encoding GNAT family N-acetyltransferase encodes MSPRSQHSIRRAKLEESALLSDLALRSKGSWGYPREMLESMRQELTYSPEVLEEHPAFVVEMDGKVAGFYTLEPIAAGESRADDGVELGALFIEPHRQRSGLGRLLLEHAAAEARRLGYAVLVIQGDPNAGDFYQRMGAIPAGTRPSGSIPGRELPMFHLDLESSEA; translated from the coding sequence ATGAGCCCTCGATCCCAGCACTCCATTCGCCGAGCCAAGCTGGAGGAATCCGCCCTGCTCAGCGATCTCGCCCTGCGCTCCAAGGGCTCTTGGGGCTACCCGCGGGAGATGCTCGAGAGCATGCGCCAAGAGCTCACCTACTCGCCGGAGGTGCTCGAAGAACATCCCGCCTTCGTGGTGGAAATGGACGGCAAGGTGGCAGGTTTTTACACCTTAGAACCCATCGCCGCCGGAGAATCAAGGGCAGATGACGGCGTCGAGCTCGGTGCCCTCTTCATCGAGCCCCACCGGCAGCGCAGCGGTCTCGGCCGGCTGCTCCTCGAGCACGCCGCCGCCGAGGCGCGCCGGCTGGGCTACGCGGTGCTGGTGATCCAAGGCGACCCCAACGCCGGCGACTTCTACCAGCGCATGGGAGCCATCCCCGCAGGCACCCGCCCCTCCGGCAGCATCCCGGGGAGGGAGCTGCCCATGTTCCACCTCGATCTCGAGAGCTCCGAGGCCTGA
- a CDS encoding DoxX family protein produces the protein MSTSLNKGAKIASWVAQLVVAVILLQTLYFKFTAAPEPVWIFQQLGVEPWGRIATGILELIAGLAILVPATVVLGALLSAGLMVGAILSHLTVLGIEVQNDGGTLFVMALVVFAASLVVLWIRRRELPVVGDRF, from the coding sequence ATGAGCACGAGTCTCAACAAGGGCGCCAAGATCGCTTCCTGGGTGGCACAGCTGGTCGTCGCGGTGATTCTGCTTCAGACCCTCTACTTCAAATTCACCGCCGCGCCGGAGCCGGTATGGATCTTCCAACAGCTGGGGGTGGAGCCCTGGGGCCGTATCGCCACGGGAATCCTCGAGCTCATCGCCGGTCTGGCGATCCTGGTGCCGGCGACGGTGGTACTGGGGGCGTTGCTCTCCGCCGGCCTGATGGTGGGGGCCATCCTCAGCCATTTGACGGTCTTGGGCATCGAGGTCCAGAACGACGGCGGCACCCTCTTCGTCATGGCCCTGGTGGTCTTCGCCGCCAGCCTGGTGGTGCTGTGGATCCGCCGCCGGGAGCTGCCGGTGGTGGGGGACCGTTTCTGA
- the sbnA gene encoding 2,3-diaminopropionate biosynthesis protein SbnA: protein MIGGILAAVGNTPLVSLVRLFPEESLRIFAKVEGLNPGGSSKDRPALAILEAALETGEVKPGTTIVESSSGNMGIGLAQFCAYHDLPLICVVDSKTTLQNRRILEAYGARLEVVTEPDPETGELLQARLKRVEQLVQLHRPAYWPNQYANHENAGAHFRTTMAEIVNELGAPPDYLFCATSTCGTLRGCLESVKRHGYPTQLVAVDAVGSLIFSSIAEPRQIPGLGAGLCPPLCPSPEDCVVLHVSDLDCITGCRTLVRREAILAGGSSGGVVSALGRYRHRIPDGSTCVLILPDRGERYLDSVYSDEWVFEHYGATALEEMTAQKLQRV from the coding sequence GTGATAGGCGGAATCCTCGCCGCGGTCGGCAATACCCCCCTCGTTTCTCTAGTGCGCCTTTTTCCGGAAGAATCTCTCCGGATCTTCGCCAAAGTCGAAGGGCTCAATCCCGGTGGCAGCTCCAAGGACCGGCCGGCCCTGGCCATCCTCGAGGCCGCCCTCGAGACCGGGGAAGTGAAGCCCGGCACCACCATCGTCGAGTCCAGCTCGGGGAATATGGGGATCGGGCTGGCGCAATTTTGCGCCTACCATGACCTGCCACTGATCTGCGTCGTCGACTCCAAGACGACGCTGCAGAATCGGCGCATTCTGGAGGCTTACGGAGCTCGCCTGGAGGTGGTGACGGAGCCCGACCCGGAAACCGGTGAGCTCCTCCAGGCCCGGCTCAAGCGGGTGGAGCAATTGGTGCAGCTGCATCGCCCTGCCTACTGGCCCAACCAATACGCCAATCACGAGAACGCTGGAGCCCATTTCCGCACCACCATGGCGGAGATCGTGAACGAATTGGGGGCTCCGCCGGACTATCTCTTCTGCGCCACCAGTACCTGCGGAACCCTCCGGGGTTGCCTGGAGTCGGTGAAGCGTCACGGGTATCCCACTCAGCTGGTGGCGGTGGATGCCGTCGGCAGCCTGATCTTCTCGTCCATCGCCGAGCCGCGGCAGATCCCCGGCCTGGGAGCGGGGCTGTGCCCGCCGCTGTGCCCGAGCCCGGAGGATTGCGTGGTTCTCCACGTCTCCGACCTCGACTGCATCACCGGCTGCCGGACGCTGGTGCGCCGGGAGGCCATCCTCGCCGGCGGATCGTCCGGCGGGGTGGTCTCGGCCCTGGGCCGCTACCGCCATCGCATCCCCGACGGCTCTACCTGCGTCCTGATCCTGCCGGATCGGGGCGAGCGCTATCTGGATTCGGTGTACTCCGACGAATGGGTCTTCGAGCACTACGGCGCGACGGCCTTGGAGGAGATGACCGCTCAGAAGCTGCAGAGAGTTTGA
- a CDS encoding YHS domain-containing (seleno)protein encodes MISADIRLPAWGRASLILAILALVLAVAPGAEAAGKVNKSLFGDVAIEGYDAVAYFEDDKPVEGSKDFTFEWMDATWRFASAEHRDLFEADPEKYAPQYGGYCAYAVSQGSTAGIDPEAWSIVDGKLYLNYNQKIQKKWEADRDAFIEAADENWPKLNEE; translated from the coding sequence ATGATTTCTGCAGATATTCGCCTCCCAGCCTGGGGCCGTGCCTCGCTGATCCTTGCCATTCTCGCTCTGGTCCTGGCCGTGGCCCCTGGCGCCGAGGCCGCGGGCAAGGTGAATAAGAGCCTCTTCGGAGACGTCGCCATCGAGGGCTACGACGCCGTGGCCTACTTCGAGGATGATAAGCCGGTGGAGGGGAGCAAGGACTTCACCTTCGAGTGGATGGACGCCACCTGGCGCTTCGCCAGCGCCGAGCATCGTGATCTCTTCGAGGCGGATCCGGAGAAGTACGCGCCCCAATATGGCGGCTATTGCGCCTACGCCGTGAGCCAGGGCAGCACCGCCGGCATCGACCCGGAGGCCTGGTCCATCGTCGACGGCAAGCTCTACCTGAACTACAACCAGAAGATTCAGAAGAAGTGGGAAGCGGACCGCGACGCCTTCATCGAGGCGGCGGACGAGAACTGGCCCAAACTGAACGAAGAGTGA
- a CDS encoding helicase C-terminal domain-containing protein encodes MTTGVDYFGSPRPESAFSPHTLYSPAMAPRIDSEALILDLGVYDLLETRLLRSLGFAQRGGYERLWLGQAIHSRYQEQVLEQDPTYRREVVVRKTFEFRGWQVRVSGRADGLRRDPDGTLVVEEIKSVRRGGQLSAAAREVYERQAMLYAWMLEGTEEAGEAPVRPELVFIEIGSDAVERVELSADLRGLEVAVKRRVGEILANIERQREARENRVAAAAETTFPFPELRPGQEQILESVQAAMESSDHLLLEAATGIGKTVATLYPTLRYCLEHDKRLFVLTAKNTQQDMVTTVLRMLNQHGSFHSLRMRAKARMCANDQLICHEEYCRFARDYYLKLQSSQVVGNLLDRHTTLDPEAVYEASREAEVCPFEVSLEVGEQVQVTVCDYNYVFDPYVSLSNFGGDSDLSDTVLVIDEIHNLVGRGRGYYSPELGAEPARRAAEAMRLGGQPVHFEIEALCLKLAAFIDQSVEDALAVAPPQVEALETTLPEDRLWSLRPAFDSAFIDYLEYQRETKSFRAEDPFVQLYFDFLRFLNGLVVSDQAFSHCVERRRDGRWFKVLCKDPSRFLGQVIHRCHSVVGLSATLSPPEFYRDLLGFEVARTSTVSIPNPFPAERRRVVVDAAVATTWKQRPQNYPRIAERLAAFAAAVPGNCLALFPSYDFLAQVAGLMPLVDKRVLVQQRASGDKEREEILDTLRGALLGDVLLLAVAGGVFAEGVDYPGDMLRAVAVVGPCLPALNLEQQLLKEYYEERFEKGFEYAFVVPGMTRVVQAAGRLIRSPQDTGVIALFDKRFLYRPYRSHLPEDWLPEKGVKGLVDEPAKAARQFFGSLAELSALADSN; translated from the coding sequence GTGACCACGGGCGTTGACTACTTCGGCTCCCCCCGCCCAGAAAGTGCCTTTTCCCCCCACACCTTATACTCTCCGGCCATGGCGCCGCGCATCGACAGTGAAGCCCTGATTCTGGATCTGGGAGTCTACGATTTGCTGGAGACCCGGCTCCTGCGCAGCCTGGGGTTCGCCCAGCGGGGGGGCTACGAGCGGCTGTGGCTGGGGCAGGCGATTCACAGCCGATACCAGGAGCAGGTTCTAGAGCAAGATCCCACCTACCGCCGTGAGGTGGTGGTGCGCAAGACCTTCGAGTTCCGCGGCTGGCAGGTGCGGGTGAGCGGCCGGGCAGACGGGCTGCGGCGGGATCCCGACGGCACCCTGGTGGTGGAGGAGATCAAATCCGTGCGTCGGGGCGGCCAGCTGAGCGCCGCCGCGCGGGAGGTCTACGAGCGCCAGGCCATGCTCTACGCCTGGATGCTGGAGGGCACCGAGGAAGCCGGCGAGGCACCGGTGCGGCCGGAGCTGGTGTTCATCGAGATCGGTTCCGACGCCGTCGAACGGGTGGAGCTTTCCGCCGACCTGCGGGGGCTGGAAGTGGCGGTGAAGCGCCGGGTGGGGGAGATCCTCGCCAATATCGAGCGCCAGCGGGAAGCGCGGGAGAACCGCGTCGCCGCCGCCGCCGAAACCACCTTCCCCTTTCCCGAGCTGCGCCCCGGGCAGGAGCAGATCCTGGAGTCGGTGCAGGCCGCCATGGAGAGCTCCGACCACCTGCTGTTGGAGGCCGCCACCGGCATCGGCAAGACCGTCGCCACCCTCTACCCGACGTTGCGCTACTGCCTGGAGCACGACAAGCGCCTCTTCGTCCTCACCGCCAAAAACACCCAGCAGGACATGGTCACCACCGTCCTGCGCATGCTCAACCAGCACGGATCCTTCCACTCCCTGCGCATGCGCGCCAAGGCCCGCATGTGCGCCAACGACCAGCTGATCTGCCACGAGGAGTATTGCCGCTTCGCCCGGGACTACTACCTGAAGCTCCAGAGCTCCCAGGTCGTGGGGAATCTGCTGGATCGCCACACCACCCTCGATCCGGAGGCGGTCTACGAGGCCTCCCGGGAGGCGGAGGTCTGTCCCTTCGAGGTCAGCCTGGAGGTGGGGGAGCAGGTGCAGGTGACGGTGTGCGACTACAACTACGTCTTCGACCCCTACGTCTCTCTTTCCAATTTCGGCGGCGATTCGGACCTCAGCGACACCGTGCTGGTGATCGACGAGATCCACAACCTGGTGGGGCGGGGGCGGGGTTACTACAGTCCGGAGCTGGGGGCCGAGCCGGCGCGGCGGGCGGCGGAGGCCATGCGGCTGGGAGGGCAGCCGGTGCACTTCGAGATCGAGGCGCTGTGCCTGAAGCTGGCGGCGTTCATCGATCAGAGCGTGGAGGATGCCTTGGCCGTGGCGCCGCCGCAGGTGGAGGCGCTGGAGACCACCCTGCCGGAGGATCGCCTGTGGTCGCTGCGGCCGGCCTTCGACAGCGCCTTCATCGACTACCTGGAGTACCAGCGGGAGACCAAGAGCTTCCGCGCTGAGGATCCCTTCGTTCAGCTCTACTTCGACTTCCTGCGCTTCCTCAACGGTCTGGTGGTCTCCGACCAGGCCTTCAGCCATTGCGTCGAGCGGCGCCGGGACGGCCGTTGGTTCAAGGTGCTGTGCAAGGATCCCAGCCGCTTTCTGGGACAGGTGATCCACCGCTGCCACTCGGTGGTGGGCCTCTCCGCCACCCTTTCGCCGCCGGAGTTCTACCGCGATCTGCTGGGCTTCGAGGTCGCCCGCACCTCCACCGTGTCGATCCCCAATCCCTTCCCGGCGGAGCGCCGGCGGGTGGTGGTGGACGCGGCGGTGGCCACCACCTGGAAGCAGCGGCCGCAGAATTATCCGCGCATCGCCGAGCGCCTGGCGGCCTTCGCCGCGGCGGTGCCGGGGAATTGCCTGGCGCTCTTCCCCAGCTATGACTTTCTGGCCCAGGTGGCGGGGCTGATGCCGCTGGTGGACAAGCGGGTGCTGGTGCAGCAGCGGGCGTCCGGCGACAAGGAGCGGGAGGAGATTCTCGACACCCTGCGGGGCGCCCTGCTGGGGGACGTGTTGCTGCTGGCGGTGGCCGGCGGCGTGTTCGCCGAGGGAGTGGACTATCCCGGCGACATGCTGCGGGCGGTGGCGGTGGTGGGGCCGTGCCTGCCGGCGCTCAATCTGGAGCAGCAGCTGCTCAAGGAGTACTACGAGGAGCGTTTCGAGAAGGGCTTCGAATACGCCTTCGTGGTGCCCGGCATGACCCGGGTGGTGCAGGCGGCGGGGCGGCTGATCCGTTCGCCCCAGGACACCGGCGTCATCGCCCTCTTCGACAAACGCTTCCTCTACCGCCCCTACCGCAGCCACCTGCCGGAGGATTGGCTGCCGGAGAAGGGGGTCAAGGGGCTGGTGGACGAGCCGGCGAAGGCGGCGCGCCAATTCTTCGGCTCCTTGGCGGAGCTTTCAGCGCTGGCGGATTCGAACTAG